TTCAGCGAAGAGTATAACGTTAGATTCTTTTATTTGATATCTAACCTTTCGGAGGTGAAAACGCTACATGACTCGTTATTGTCAGCAGGTCTAATACCCTCGCTGCTAGAGATTATATCAGTTAAGGACTCAAAGTTTAGACGAACTCTTGCATCAGCAACTCATCTATTGGAAGCTTTTATCAATGATGCAGAATCTACGACAGAATTTATTAATCACGGTGGTTTCACAACGTTGATCAATACTGTCACAAACCAAGTTCAATACGCTTTAGAACATTCGGATTCTAAGCATGTCATTCCATACCGAGCAAATACCTATTCAATATCTTTTAGGCTTCAAGCATTTATTAGGAGCCTGCTAAAACTGGTGTTGAAACTGCTTAAAACAGACTCTGGCGATAGAATCAGGAATTTGATAGACTCGCCTATATTGAAATCTTTATTGGAAATATTAAAGAATGGAAACATTTTTGGCACTGCATTACTCGGGTTTACCCTTGATATAGTCCAGAGAGTGATTAATTGTGAACCCACAATTTATTCCATTCTTGTCGAAGCAGAAATCATTCCCTACATTCTGGAGAACTTCGATGATTTTATGAAGCCAGATGCAGATTTACTTTATCTCCTACCAGATGTCATCTCTGCCTTATGTTTGAATACCGACGGTTTACAAAAGGTAAAGAGTGGGGGTATAATTGGTAAGTTATTTGATATCATGACGAACGCTGACTACATGCGAGTATTGTCTTGGAAGGAAGAGGCAACTGATTTTGGAACATCCATAGACGAGTTAGCAAGGCATTATCCAGAATTAAAGGAAGACATCCAAGAGTCCTTCTTTAAACTCATTAAGAGAATTCCGAAAAGTCTTCATTTTGGCGTAAAATTTCTGTATGGTGACAACATCggagaaaattttttctatCGCTCCAAAGACGAGCCTGTTGTGAACAAGCAGGAAACTGGTGGGCAGTTGGCTTTTTGGGAAGATCAAGATTCCTCCCCTATCATTGACTTCTTTTCTGATTTTTTCTACGGTATGACTGTTGATAATTCGactttggaaaacttcACCCAAATTATACCTATTGAAGATCTCATTGCCGCAATCGTCATTGATAGACCGCCCTTTGATTATGCATCTTCACAAGCAATGCTTAACATCACCGATGTTCTCCAAATCTATGATGAACAAAACAAATGCTGCGCTCTGAAATATTTCATGGATGAACTTGAGAAGAGACTCGATCGCATAAACGGCTTCATTTTGTCCGATTGTTCCTCTAGCTTTTTTTTAAACGCTGCAATAAACCGTGATAATTCCGACATAGAGTACGTTATCGGGGAACTGTCTGGTATCTCAGCATTGCTGCATATTATTACCAATGTGTTCATTACGTTGATGGCTCTATCTAGAAACAAAGTTGAAGAGATAATCAAATATTTCGGGTTAGGGAAATTTGAACTCTTAGAAAAACTCGGCTTACTGTTCCAAAAGGCtgctcttgaagaaatgtaCCTCAGAGATCATATGCCAAAGGAGGCCGTTACTCAAACTACGCCAGAATCTTTAGGTAACACCCCACCAATTCACATATCAAATTCTAAACCTGCAAAGCGCGAATTAATTGAAGGATACACCTCTGCgaaattcaaaaattcaTTCCAACTGAGAAGTTTGCTGAATAAAGTGCAATCGAGCACTGCAATCATATACCGATGTTGTTTGAGATTAAGTCACGCCACAACTATGGAACTTCCTTCGGATATGAGGGTTCTGGAATTACGAATTTTCGATACTATTGTTAAGCAGTTAGTCAATTTATTGAAAGAATGCACCACTTCTAGACATGTCTCGTATCTACTTGTTCTGTTACACTTTAACACATACGTTATGAGCTTTCCAAAAACAACGATGACGACAGCTGAAGTATTGCAAACAATCCCCGTTTACCTCTTCTATCAGGAGGGGGGCTGTGATTTATACACCGAATTGCTAGGAAATTTGTTTGCAAAATTGAACTCATATGAAGATCTCGCCGCTATTGAGGAAATTGATTACTTGAAGGATACTCCGGAGGTTTTGACGATGAGTTCGATTATTAATATACTaacatttttcaaaaagtgCACTCGTCAAGAATCGATGGAAAACATCAAGAGTATAAGAGAATTCTACCCTTCACTAAACGACTATAGTGTatcaaaatctttgatgAAGCGTTTAAAGATGCTGGCACTTGTGCTACTTCGAGACTTAACTAACGACTATAATTTATTCGActccaaaaagaagttgGTACCATATGCTGTATTCAAGCAAATATTAACAATATGGAAAAATGCTTACACCCTGGATCATCAAGCAGATTCAAATGAACTTTTTGAGCTCAAATGGGAGTTAACTGTATCATCGGCAACGAAAGTCCAGCTGCTGGAACAAGTAGGGGTCTCTAGAGAAGCTGCAGAAAAATATTTAGAATCGTCCGATAACAAACTGCCTGCTATCAATGAGTCTGGAATGGAGTTAATCGCAGAAGAGAATCATCAGTCGTACTTTGAATTATGTCAAATGAATAAGGATCACTTAGAACCACAACTGATTCAAGACTCCAAGGTAGCTACTTTAGATCTGGAAAAATTGAGGCGCGAATTTTACTTGGATGGATTCAATGAAAAGGTTTTTGCTGTTTTACCTTTTTATCCTAAACTGGTAAACGCTTTTGCCAAAACGCTTTTACAGATATTCTTGTGTTTGGACGAACCTGTAAAGACGTTTACTGGAGAGATCCTAGGTCGTATCGAGACCACAGGGTTAAAAGATAGCGAAACATTATCATCTTTCATCCATTTGTTCGGgatctttttgaacgaAAATGTTGTATACCAAAGCTCTGAGGAGCTATTAGGAAATTTCGTTGGTTATTTGGTAGAAAACTTATCTCCTGAACATGTAAACACTTCTtggttttcaaagataCTGTATTGTTACGAGATTATCCTGTCAAAGTCTGAATTACCAATGGTTGAGGAAAGTTGTGATGATCTGAAATTGAGATATCAACTGGTTTCCTTATTGCCTGTCTATCGTATAAGCCAACcaacaaaacagaagatATTTGAGGTTCTGATAAGAATGAATGATATTTCGAATTTTTATTCTGCACTGGCCATCTCAAGAATACTTCTTCTCTACTCCAGGGATGAATCATATGCTCAAGATATTATCAGCTCACGGATATTGtacaaaattttgaaagttatTGGAGCCTTCCAAAAATCGGAGAAAATTAACTACTTGGAATCGTCGTTTCTCCTGTTGGTAAGAAGATGTTTCGAAAGTCAAgaagttgtttcttctcttaTCGCGTATGAGTTAAATAAAAGCTTTACAACGAGAACTTTGGGTGACCATCGGGAGAGGGAACGTGATTTACCAGGACTTTTGGAAGAGAAACCTCATATCGTTATGAGGAATCCGAAGAAATTTTCCGATATACTTTGTGAGAACGCCAGGTTTGAGGAGTTTAGTTCAGATGATGTTTTATTGAACTTTAGCATGCGGAGACATTTTGAGTTTGGTATCACGAATGACAAAGATGAAAATGCGACTGCGTCAGGGGGTCATGTTCATTACAGAACTGGTATCGTCCATCTTTTGCTGTCGCAGTTGATGGCGGCTTTTCAAAAGGACTGGATTTCGGAGCCAGCAACTCAGTCTAACATGGAAAATGACCAAAGCGCCAAAAATAATAAACCACAACCTGGAAAAAATCCTGTCTGTGCCTATATGATTTACCTGCTAAAACTACTAGTAGAGTTAGTCAGTAGTTACAAACAGTGTAAATTCGAATTTTTGACTTATGACAGAAGAAATGTTTATGTTGAACGTCCAAAACCAAGGACAACGGcgttgaatttttttctatacCAATTGCTTAGCAAGCACACAGAACCTGATCAAAGCCCTCATGAATGCAAAAGGATTGAACTTATTAGTATGCTGGCAAAGTCAGTTGTCGTGGGTTTTATTTCCAGTGTGTTTGATTCAAACATCAAAAAGGCAGATCTaaaagaaactgatccCGATATCACGTTTATTAGGAAATTCACTATCGAAATGCTCATGAAAGCCTTAAAGAGTACCGCAGTATCTTCTAAAACATTGGAGGCTAATGTTAGTACCTTAGACAGCTGGTTTGGGGCCGTTGGATCATTTGTATACGTCCAGGCTCCATATTTGCGTTCATTGATCGATGCTAACAAGGTCGATTCTGATCGGTATCAAATGTGCAGGTTGATGGTTGATCTTAACTTACCTTCAGCGATAACGGAATGCATGTCTCGCTTGGACCTAAATTACccattttgcaaaaaacTATTCAATAGTGCCGTGGAGGCCCTAAACGCAATAAATTCCACGCGAAATGACTTTGCGGACATGTTTAAAGTAGAAAGTCACGACGATGACGTTGAGATGGATGTCGAATCAGAAAGGGAGGAAATTCCTGACATGTTCAAGAATTCAGCATTGGGTATGTATGATTTCGAAGACGTAGAGGAAGATGATCTCGACGATGAGGTAGATGATGAGTCCCTGATTGGTGACGGTGAGGACATCGCATTTGTTGCAAGTGATGAAGGGGGTTACGAGGTTGTCTTCAGTGACGACCATGACGAGGAGCAAAGCGCAGAAGATTCCGTAAGTGATCAATTATCAATGGATAGTGATGGAGCAATTTTTGATGCTCCTGATGATGGTATGGATATTGATGGCAGACATGGGTCAGCTTACTCTGGTGACGATATGCAGTCCTCGAATTACCGAGAAGATTACGACTCTTCTGATGGTAGCGAAGGAGACGTCAGTATCATTGAAGCTGATGAGAATGATTTGGATTCAGAGTTAGAAGTTGATATTAGTGattttgatgttgatgaatCAGACTGGGAATCGGGCCTTTCCGAGCTATCATCTTtagaagaaagtgaaagTAGTGTTAGCGGAGGTGATAGTGATAATGACGGTTTCACGGATAACCCAGTCCCAGTACGTTTGGGTAATGGGAGAGCTATATGGTCTCTTGGAAATGGCATAGAGTTAGAGGAGGAATTTT
This sequence is a window from Huiozyma naganishii CBS 8797 chromosome 3, complete genome. Protein-coding genes within it:
- the TOM1 gene encoding E3 ubiquitin-protein ligase TOM1 (similar to Saccharomyces cerevisiae TOM1 (YDR457W); ancestral locus Anc_5.576); its protein translation is MIKLSRFERLQKERNAILFKPLIGDLTDCNDKDFLEKVNEIQEWDRPRDDLFVWIPVLNRIDQILSDIVEKYSYSFKNSKKTAINLVEMNEEDECTCMILTGFTCRLLYNSENRYIYSSHDVMSDLLNCPNFRVKYGAIKVLAIVGERYVVARERFESVFKIGLPQLKKKALKLALALQTSAVDDSGEHFSIADLYLDKKKYPSKWSRFKFSYYGGQPHSGNGHSEKKIHRLGVPQNGNSSMKKFNLSNEELKSSSLQQLFDKGMEVIPNDHWYDFSLKVTIAKAFSDDSSDNIQLRNLIIQTKLNAVAFVNTVYVPPHVSSKLFEVDPYTFNCLTELISLAEPSIPSGVRLDSLFALECISLKHVWCSDIMRNLGGNLAHGTMFQILRQIGKLLRDEELASNQEEFSEEYNVRFFYLISNLSEVKTLHDSLLSAGLIPSLLEIISVKDSKFRRTLASATHLLEAFINDAESTTEFINHGGFTTLINTVTNQVQYALEHSDSKHVIPYRANTYSISFRLQAFIRSLLKLVLKLLKTDSGDRIRNLIDSPILKSLLEILKNGNIFGTALLGFTLDIVQRVINCEPTIYSILVEAEIIPYILENFDDFMKPDADLLYLLPDVISALCLNTDGLQKVKSGGIIGKLFDIMTNADYMRVLSWKEEATDFGTSIDELARHYPELKEDIQESFFKLIKRIPKSLHFGVKFLYGDNIGENFFYRSKDEPVVNKQETGGQLAFWEDQDSSPIIDFFSDFFYGMTVDNSTLENFTQIIPIEDLIAAIVIDRPPFDYASSQAMLNITDVLQIYDEQNKCCALKYFMDELEKRLDRINGFILSDCSSSFFLNAAINRDNSDIEYVIGELSGISALLHIITNVFITLMALSRNKVEEIIKYFGLGKFELLEKLGLLFQKAALEEMYLRDHMPKEAVTQTTPESLGNTPPIHISNSKPAKRELIEGYTSAKFKNSFQLRSLLNKVQSSTAIIYRCCLRLSHATTMELPSDMRVLELRIFDTIVKQLVNLLKECTTSRHVSYLLVLLHFNTYVMSFPKTTMTTAEVLQTIPVYLFYQEGGCDLYTELLGNLFAKLNSYEDLAAIEEIDYLKDTPEVLTMSSIINILTFFKKCTRQESMENIKSIREFYPSLNDYSVSKSLMKRLKMLALVLLRDLTNDYNLFDSKKKLVPYAVFKQILTIWKNAYTLDHQADSNELFELKWELTVSSATKVQLLEQVGVSREAAEKYLESSDNKLPAINESGMELIAEENHQSYFELCQMNKDHLEPQLIQDSKVATLDLEKLRREFYLDGFNEKVFAVLPFYPKLVNAFAKTLLQIFLCLDEPVKTFTGEILGRIETTGLKDSETLSSFIHLFGIFLNENVVYQSSEELLGNFVGYLVENLSPEHVNTSWFSKILYCYEIILSKSELPMVEESCDDLKLRYQLVSLLPVYRISQPTKQKIFEVLIRMNDISNFYSALAISRILLLYSRDESYAQDIISSRILYKILKVIGAFQKSEKINYLESSFLLLVRRCFESQEVVSSLIAYELNKSFTTRTLGDHRERERDLPGLLEEKPHIVMRNPKKFSDILCENARFEEFSSDDVLLNFSMRRHFEFGITNDKDENATASGGHVHYRTGIVHLLLSQLMAAFQKDWISEPATQSNMENDQSAKNNKPQPGKNPVCAYMIYLLKLLVELVSSYKQCKFEFLTYDRRNVYVERPKPRTTALNFFLYQLLSKHTEPDQSPHECKRIELISMLAKSVVVGFISSVFDSNIKKADLKETDPDITFIRKFTIEMLMKALKSTAVSSKTLEANVSTLDSWFGAVGSFVYVQAPYLRSLIDANKVDSDRYQMCRLMVDLNLPSAITECMSRLDLNYPFCKKLFNSAVEALNAINSTRNDFADMFKVESHDDDVEMDVESEREEIPDMFKNSALGMYDFEDVEEDDLDDEVDDESLIGDGEDIAFVASDEGGYEVVFSDDHDEEQSAEDSVSDQLSMDSDGAIFDAPDDGMDIDGRHGSAYSGDDMQSSNYREDYDSSDGSEGDVSIIEADENDLDSELEVDISDFDVDESDWESGLSELSSLEESESSVSGGDSDNDGFTDNPVPVRLGNGRAIWSLGNGIELEEEFSDEGRRGVFQGIEHVFNPDDHSLFRIQNLPNHMSNHQRSLHRRPHGSLIPPSLTLLNGGRRNQSNLMNPLGPSGLEQVENDIADQLTTVGSGVRPRQGRPYFSDVLFSGELFDDRVLDGIILKSTVARWKDIFDMFYDSKSYANYLLPVILHKLFKPSLEMHHELEKREEEKLEKMIEERIKKSKTATGSQHRKSSHSEGEPHLSEESTGSFGSSDVSAPQHTHSDQEMVQTHEPVFVNIEGSEVDIGGTDIDPEFLNALPDDMRAEVFAQHIRERRADAMHNHLHSREIDSDFLDAIPDDIRLEILEEEEAETRLAEVRETLNEGSEEALEDGNIEDVSSVDDDEDEEDQIEEQNVGSSVGTDKEKKKTDKIYFEPLIDRTGVAALMKSVFISQPYIQRETYHELFFRLCGSKQNRSDIINILLMILTEGTNDQLSLEKVYNQIAVRAQGNNKVQPQISRQLPPDCTPLIVANQAIEILQYLIDSDSKLKFFFVTKHENLLVNKGKRDIFTENEKLPIRHLFSLLDRKLITDETVLMDLLTSILQICTKPIPAMVKASNQNESSKKKFEAPSLDRTELNKIVSIITLDSCNTKVFQQTLNVIFNISVLKDSVDVFTAELVALASTTSEVLINDIQALMTEVNKATSNTELDVELVQKLTLPSSEQAKLLKVLTAVDYLYTHKKKHQEYNPTQLSDLYNKMNLGDVWSSLSNCMLEFEKKKDLTTSATVLLPCIETLMVVCKHVKIVDVKVTKFEEGKNLQLKSLSVEELFFPFTDLHKKLLNQMIRSNPKLMSGPFSLLVKNPKILDFDNKRYYFTAKLKSDNQDRPKLPITVRREQVFLDSYRSLFFKTNEEIKRSKLDITFKGESGVDAGGVTREWYQVLSRQMFNPDYALFLPVASDVTTFHPNRTSGINPEHLSFFKFIGMIIGKAIRDQCFLDCHFSREVYKNILGKPVSLKDMESLDPDYYKSLVWILENDITDIIDETFSVETDDYGEHTVVDLIENGRNIPVTEQNKQQYVRSIIEFKLHLSVKEQMDNFLDGFYALIPKDLISIFDEQEIELLISGLPDIDVDDWKNNTTYVNYTSTCKQVNYFWRAVRSFEAEERAKLLQFVTGTSKVPLNGFKELSGVSGVCKFSIHRDYGSTERLPSSHTCFNQLNLPAYNSYETLRGSLLLSINEGHEGFGLA